The DNA region GTCTCGCGGAAGCCCTTGAGCCCGATCTCCGCCTCCAGGCGGTGGGCTTCGACGCGCTTGGCATAGTCGTCGACGAACCCGGGCACCTGCACGCCGATCAGCAGGCCCAGGGCGAACAGCGCCAGTCGCAGGTAGCTACGCAGCATCGGTTTTCCCCTTCTCGTCAGGTCTGCCCGGACGCCAGGCACTCGCCCCGTCGCCACAGGCTCCAGGCGCCGGGCTGGTAGAGCGTCCAGGTCTCGTTATCGGTCAGTGGCTCGGTGGCGATCACCGTGACCACGTCGTTGGGTGTGGTTTCGGACTGGAAGTCCACGGTCAGGTCCGCGTCCTTCAGCCGCGCCGGGCCGAAGGGTGCACGCCGGGTGATCTGCGCCAGTTTGGTGGTGCAGAAGCAGAACAGCCAGTCGCCGTCGCTGAGCAGGCAGTTGAACACGCCGCGGCTGCGGTATTCGGAGCAGGCCTGCACCAGCACCGGCAGCAGCACTTCAACCGGCACCGGCTCGGGAAAGCCCTGGCGCACCCGGTTGAGCAGGTCGCAGAAGGCCGCCTCGCTGTCGGTGTCGCCCACCGGCCGATAGAAGCTGGCGGCCGGATGGAAGTCGGCGAGCTGGCCGTTGTGGGCGAAGCACCAGTTGCGCCCCCACAGCTCACGGACGAAGGGATGGGTGTTGGCCAGGCTGACCTTGCCGACGTTGGCCTGGCGGATATGGCCGATGACCGTCTCGCTCTTGATCGGGTAGCGCTGCACCAGGCGCGCCACCTCGGAGTCGACGCTGGCGGACGGGTCCTGGAACAGGCGCAGGCCACGGCCCTCATAGAAGCCGATGCCCCAGCCGTCACGGTGCGGGCCGGTGCCACCGCCGCGCTGCATCAGGCCGGTGAAGCTGAAAACGATATCGGTGGGCACGTTGGCGCTCATGCCGAGCAATTCGCACATGGTTCAGGGCTCTCGTTTCAATGCCTGTCGCAGTTGTTCGGCCTCCCGCGCCAGCCGGGCCTGGATGCGGGCGCGGCCGAAGGGCAGGAAGCGGGTGAGGATACGCCAGAGCAGCGCAGCCAAGTCGCCCCGTTGCCGGGGAATCAGGTGCAGGTGCAGATGGGGTACGTGCTGGTTGGAGTCGGGGCCGTCGTTGATCAGCAGGTTGATGCCCTGGCGACCATAGCCCGCCCTGCGCAACGCCTCGCCCATGTGCAGGGCCTGGTCCACCAGGCGCTGGCGCGCCGGGGTGCCGAGGTCGGCGAGGTACGGCGCGTGCTCGCGGGCCACCACCAGTACGTGGGCGGGCCGCAGGGGGAAGATGTCCAGCAGCACCAGGAAGTGCTCGTCCTCGTGCAACAGGTGGGCCGGCAGCTTGCCGGCGGCGATGGCGCAGAACACACAATCCATGGGCATTCCTCGTGAGCGCTCGGCGCGCCGCCGGTATCAGAGACGCGGTTCGATGCGCAGGCGACGGTCACCCCGGTCGTCGAGGCGGGTATCCACGCGCTCGTTCGAGTCACGCTCCATCAGCTGGCGCAGGGTCGGCTCGTCTTCCTCCTCGTCCACCGCGGCCGGCTTCTCGCGCTCGGCGCGACGGGCACGGATGGCGCGTTCGATGGGCCATCGGATGGCGACGAAGATGAGGTAGAGCACCAGGCCGATCATGCCGTACATGGCCAGGTCGGAAACCGCCTTCCAGGCGTTGTTGCCCACCTTGAACACGATGTCCAGCGCGGTGACCGCCACCGCCGGCGCGTAGAGGTCGCGACCGGGGTCGACGGGAGTCGGGGTCAGCAGCAGTACGGCGACTATCAGACGCAGGGGCTCGCGCAGCCAGCGCCACATCCAGCCGGTGGCGCGGAAGCTCACCAGCAGGCAGCCCAGGGCCGCGACGCCATAGGCGCCCCAGGCGAGGAGATAGTCGTGTTCGTTCATGGGCTTCCATGGCAAGGCGGGCAAAGGGGCGCTTATGATAGCGACTTTTCCGAAGCCCGGCGTCCCCGCCGTCGCCCGGCCCGCAACGCCTAGCCGTGAGAACCGCCATGTCCGAAGCCCCCATCGCCCGCATCCAGGCCGGAGCCGATCCCTACCGCTGGCTGGAGGAACGCGACGCCCCCGAGGTGCTCGATTACCTGAAGGCGGAGAACGCCTGGCTCGACGAGCGCCTGGCCGACGAAGCGCCGCTGCGAGACGCGCTGTTCGAGGAGATCCGTGGGCGCATCCGCGAGACCGACCTTTCCCTCGCCACGCCCTGGGGCCCCTACCTCTATTACCAGCGCACCACCGCCGGCGACGAATACCCGCGCCACTACCGCTGCGCGCGCCCGGCCGAAGGCTTCGAGGTGGACGAGGCCAGCGAACAGCTGCTGCTCGAACCCAACGCCCTGGCCGATGGCGGCTTCCTCTCCCTCGGCGCCTTCAGCGTCAGCCCGGACCACCGCCTGCTGGCCTACAGCCTGGACACCAGCGGCGACGAGATCTACCGCCTCTACGTCAAGGACCTCGTCGAGGGCAGCCTCACCGCCCTGCCCTTCGACGACTGCGACGGCAGCATGACCTGGGCCAACGACAGCCGCACCCTGTTCTTCGGCGAGCTGGACGACACCCACCGCCCGCACCGCCTCTACCGCCACCGCCTGGGCGAGGCCAACGCCGAACTGGTGTTCGAGGAGGCCGACGGCCGTTTCTTCCTCGGCTGCCACCGCGCCAGCTCCGAGCGCCAGCTGGTGCTGATGCTGGGCAGCAAGACCACCAGCGAGAGCTGGGTGCTGGACGCCGACACCCCCGACGGCGACTTCCGCTGCCTGGCCCCGCGCGAGGAAGGCCACGAGTACTACGCCGACCACGGCCAGGTGGACGGCCAGTGGTGCTGGCTGATCCGCAGCAACCAGACCGGCATCAACTTCGCCCTCTACCAGACCCCCGAGGCGACACCCGAGCGCGCCCATTGGCGCGAGCTGATCGCCCACGACCCCGACTGCATGCTCGAAGGCGTGGGCATGAACGCCGGCGCCTTCACCCTCAGCCTGCGCGAGGGTGGCCTGCCGATCATCCAGGTGCACCCACGCGGCGCCGCGCCGTACCGCGTGCAGTTGCCGGACGCCGCCTACAGCCTCTATGTGCAGGACGGCATGGAGTTCGACAGCCCGGTGATCCGCCTGCGCTACGAGGCACTCAACCGCCCCGCCCAGGTCCGCGAGCTGCGCCTGGCCGACGGCGAGCAACGGGTGCTCAAGCAGACCCCGGTGGAGGGCCCCTTCGACGCCGACGCCTACGTCAGCCAGCGCCTCTGGGCCACCGCCGCCGACGGCACCCGCGTGCCCATCAGCCTGGTCGCCCGCCGCGACGTGCTGGGCCAGCCCGCGCCGCTCTACCTCTACGGCTATGGCGCCTATGGCGAGAGCCTCGACCCCTGGTTCTCCCACGCCCGCCTGAGCCTGCTGGAGCGCGGCTTCGTCTTCGCCATCGCCCACGTGCGCGGCGGCGGCGAACTGGGGGAAGCCTGGTACCGCGCCGGCAAGCTGGAGCACAAGACCAACAGCTTCGATGACTTCATCGCCTGTGCCGAGCACCTGATCGGCGCAGGCCTGACGACCCGCGAGCACCTGGTGATCAGCGGCGGCAGCGCCGGTGGCTTGCTGATGGGCGCCGTGCTCAACCAGCGCCCGGACCTGTTCGCCGCCGCCATCGCCGAAGTGCCCTTCGTCGACGTGCTCAACACCATGCAGAACCCCGACCTGCCGCTGACCGTGACCGAATACGACGAGTGGGGCGACCCGAACGAGCCCGAGGTGTTCGAGCGCATCCGCAGCTACGCGCCCTACGAGAACGTGCGTGCCCAGGCCTACCCGGCGCTGCTGGTGGTGGCCGGCTACAACGACTCCCGCGTGCAGTACTGGGAGGCCGCCAAATGGGTGGCCAGGCTGCGTGCCACACGCACCGACGACAACCTGCTGCTGCTCAAGACCGACCTCGGCGCCGGCCATGGCGGCATGAGCGGACGCTACCAGGCGCTGCGCGACGTCGCCCTGGAATACGCCTTCCTGCTCAAGGTGCTGGGGCTGACCGGCCAGTGAAGGTGCAACGCCTGCTGTTCATCTGCGGGCAGAACCGCCTGCGCAGCCCCACCGCGGAACAGCTGTTCGCCAGTTGGCCGGGGATCGAGACCGACTCCGCCGGCCTCAAGGCCGAGGCCGAAACCCCGGTGACGCCCGAGGCCCTGGCCTGGGCCGACCTGATCCTGGTGATGGAGGGCAGCCACCGGCGCAAGCTCGCCGCCCGCTTCCCCGCCGCCCTCAAGGGCAAGCGCGTGGTCAGCCTGGATATCCCCGACGACTACGAGTACATGGACCCGGCTCTGGTGGAGCTGCTCGAGGCCCGGGTGCCACCGCTGCTGCGCTAGGGCGCCGGCTTTTTCTCACTGCCTCCCAAACCCTTGCTGTTGCGATCCAGCTGCTCCTGCAGCACCGGAATGCGCTCGTCGCGCGGGTCCGTCTGGCGCGTGGTCGGCGGGTTGACCAGGAGCGGCGGGCTGCCCGAACGCGGCGCGGCCGCAGGCAGGCTCGGCGGGCTCGGCTGGGGATAGGGTTGCGGCGTGGCCGTACCGGGCGAGCCCGGTGCCGGCGTGCCGGGCGAGCGCAGTAACGGCGGCTGTTGCGCCTGGATGCCACAACTGACCGCGACCAGCGCCGCGAATGCGAGCACAATGGCGCCCTTCATATGGACCTCCCGCCTATCGGCGTCGAAGTCCTCAGTCTAGTTGCCGGCCCCCTGCCGGCCTCCCATCCCGACGGAACACCCCATGACCAACAACGATGTACTGCGCAGCCTGCGCTACCTGCTGGATATCAGCGACGCCCGGGTGGTGGAGATCATCGGCCTGGCCGACCAGGAAGTGAGCCGCCAGGAGGTCGCCTCCTGGCTCGTCCGTGACGACGAGGAGGGCTACCACTCCTGCAGCGACAAGCGCCTGGCCGGCTTCCTCGACGGCCTGGTGTACGCCATGCGCGGCAAGGACGAGAGCCGCCCGCCCCTGCCCCTGGAACTGCCGATGAGCAACAACCAGGTGCTGAAGAAGCTGCGGGTGGCCTTCGAGCTGCGCGAGGACGACATCCTCGACATCCTCCACGAGGCCGACCTGCCCATGACCCGGTCCGAGATCGGCGCCCTGTTCCGCAAGAAGGACCACAAGAACTACCGCCCCTGTGGCGACCAGATCCTGCGCAACTTCCTTCGCGGCCTCACCGCGCGCAGGCGCCCGCAGCCGGACTGAGGACAGGTTCCCAGGCGCGTCTAGAATTCATCGGCCAACCACCGGAACCTTGCCGGAGGAGCGCCAGTCACACCCTCGATAATCTCAAGGAGTTGCCGATGAAAATCCTCATGGTGCTGACCTCGCACGACCGTCTGGGCGATACCGGCAAGCCGACCGGCTTCTGGCTCGAAGAGTTCGCCGCCCCCTACTTCGCCTTCCGCGACGCCGGGGCCGAAGTGGTCCTCGCCTCGCCCCGGGGCGGCCAGCCACCGCTCGACCCGAAGAGCGACGAGCCCGACGCACAGACCGAAGCGACCCACCGTTTCCGTGGCGACCTTCAGGCGCAGCAGGCCCTGGCCAACACCCTGCCGCTGTCCGGGCTGGTCTCGGCCGACTACGACGCACTGTTCTACCCCGGCGGCCACGGCCCGCTCTGGGACCTGGCGGACGATCCCTTCTCCATCCGCCTCATCGAAGACCTGCACCACGCCGGCAAACCGGTGGCCGCCGTCTGCCACGCCCCCGGCGTGCTGCGCAACGCCCGTGCCGCCGACGGCAGCCCGCTGGTGCAAGGTTGCGCGGTGACCGGCTTCTCCAACAGCGAGGAAGAAGCAGTCGGCCTCACCCATGTGGTGCCCTTCCTGGTGGAAGACGTGCTGCGCGAGCAGGGCGGTCAGTATTCCAAGGTCGCCGACTGGCAGCCCCACGTGGTCACCGACGGCAAGCTGATCACCGGCCAGAACCCCGCCTCCTCCGAACCCACCGCCGCCGCGCTGCTGCAGCTGCTGGGCGGCTGAGCAGGGTCGTCACTCGCGGGTTGCACCCGCCCTGCGACCGCGCGATGCAGGGCGGGCGGAACCCGACGGGCCGTTGCCAGGCGCCCCCGCCCTGTCGCAGCAGTCAGAAGAACCGGGTGATGCTGATCTTGGCGTTGCGACCCTGGCTGTAGGCGGCATCGCCGCTGAGGTTGGCGCGGTAGAAGCGGTTGAAGACGTTGTCCAGGGTGAAGTTCACCTTGGTGCCCTTGAGGTCGCCGGTCTGGGGCGCCCACTCGGCGAAGAGGCGGTGCACGTCGTAGCTGTCGTTCTCGAAGTGGTCCCACACCGTCTCGCCGGTGACGTCGTAGAGATCGCCCGGTACGCGATCGGTCTTGCGCACGAACTCGCCCTGCCACCCCACTTGGGTCGAGATCTCGGGAATCTTCACCCCCACCATCGCCACCCACTTGGGGGCCGGCACGTCCCGCACCCAGACGTCGGGGCCCCAGGGGTTGCTGTAGGCACCTTGGTGCTTGCCGCTGACCCAGGAGTAGGAAAGGCTGCCGTACATCCGCGAGCTGTCGTAGTAGGCCTCGACCTCGAAGCCCTTGAGGGTCAGGCTCTCCAGGTTGCGGTAGTTGGGCAGCGGCAGCAGCGAGGCGCACTTGGCGGAGATGGTGCCGCCCTCGATGGCCTGGCGTTCGCAGGCGATGCTGCGCAGCTTGAAGATCTCGTCGTCGATCTTGTGGTGGAACAGCGTGGTACGCACCTGCAGGGCGTCGTTGGCGGCGATCAGGTCGCCGAAGCTGAGCACGCTGCCGCCCCGCACGCCACGGATGCGCTCGGGGTCCAGGCCCCGGCTGGTACCGCCGATGGTGGTGCTGTTCTGCAGTTCGTACTGCTCGTCGATCACCGGGGCGCGCCAGGTCCTGGCGTAGTCGGCGAACAACCCGAGGTTGTCGTTCACCCGCCAGAACACGGACAGGCGAGGCGACCAGCCGGAGTACTCCTGGGCGCTGTAGTCGTGCCCGAGGGCGGCGTTGTTGTAGACCGATGCGAGGTTCTCCTTGCCCTGGTTGCGCACGGCATCGAAGCGCATCGACGGCGTGATGGTCACGTCGCCGAGGGTGATGGCGTCCTGCACGTAGGCGCTGCGGGTGGTCTGTTCGCCACGGGGCATGAAGTACGGCTGGAACCAGCCGTAGTTGTAGCGCGCGACGTTGTAGGTGCTGCCCGGCAGGTACATCAGCACGTCGCGGTTGTGGTGGTGCCAGGCGAGGCCGGTGGTGAGCTCGTGCTCGAGGGCCGCCGTGGAGAAACGGCTGATGTTGCGCAGCTCCACCACCTTGTCCTGGTAGTCGGTCCTGATCCACTTGCCGCCCGAGGTCAGCGAGTAGTTGGCGCCAGCACGGCGCTCGTCGGTCTGCTCGGTTTCCGAGTAGGAGGCCTTCAGCTCCAGGTCGATCCAGGGGTTGTCCAGCGGCTGGTAGGTGTACTTGCCGGCCCAGGTGGTATCCACCACCTCGCGATCGGCGAGGTTGCGGCGCATGGCGTTCTCCAGGCCACCGTAGAGGTCGACGCTGTACTTGCTGGGCAGGTAGAAGCTGGCGGCGCTGAAGGGGCCGAACTGCTCGGTGACCGAGCGCATGTAGGTCAGGCCGAAGCCGTGCTCCTCGTTGGGCCGGAAGTTGCCCTTGAGCAGCGCGCCGTCCAGCTTCTGGTCGGTATGCGGGTAGCGCTCGGGGTACTCGTAGCCCGGTTCGATCTGGATGTGGCCGGCCAGTTTCATGTCGCGGCCGTCGCGGGTGGTCAGGTAGGCCAGGCCATCCGCGCGGCCGTCCTCGGTGCGGCCGTAGACGGCACCGCTGTAGATCTTCTGCTGGTCGTTGCTGTGGTAGCCGTACTTGAGCATGGCGCCGACGTCGCGGCCGTCTTCCAGCAGGTCGGGGGCGTCCTTGGTCTCCATGTGCACGGTGCCACCGAAGCCGCCGTTGCCGGTGAAGACCGAGTACGGCCCCTTCTCCACCTCGATGCGCTTGATCAGCTCCGGCTCGATGAACACGGTGCCCTGCTGGTAGCGCTCGAAACCGCTCTTGGAGGCCCCGTCGAGGGTGAAGGGCACGTCCTCGGCATCGCCTAGGCCCCAGATGTTCACGGTCTGGCCGCCGGGCTTGGCCGAGCCGCCCATGGTCACCCCGGGCAGGGTCTGCAGCAGGCTCGGCACGTTGTC from Pseudomonas tohonis includes:
- a CDS encoding class II glutamine amidotransferase; the protein is MCELLGMSANVPTDIVFSFTGLMQRGGGTGPHRDGWGIGFYEGRGLRLFQDPSASVDSEVARLVQRYPIKSETVIGHIRQANVGKVSLANTHPFVRELWGRNWCFAHNGQLADFHPAASFYRPVGDTDSEAAFCDLLNRVRQGFPEPVPVEVLLPVLVQACSEYRSRGVFNCLLSDGDWLFCFCTTKLAQITRRAPFGPARLKDADLTVDFQSETTPNDVVTVIATEPLTDNETWTLYQPGAWSLWRRGECLASGQT
- a CDS encoding HIT family protein, which produces MDCVFCAIAAGKLPAHLLHEDEHFLVLLDIFPLRPAHVLVVAREHAPYLADLGTPARQRLVDQALHMGEALRRAGYGRQGINLLINDGPDSNQHVPHLHLHLIPRQRGDLAALLWRILTRFLPFGRARIQARLAREAEQLRQALKREP
- a CDS encoding MFS transporter, whose product is MNEHDYLLAWGAYGVAALGCLLVSFRATGWMWRWLREPLRLIVAVLLLTPTPVDPGRDLYAPAVAVTALDIVFKVGNNAWKAVSDLAMYGMIGLVLYLIFVAIRWPIERAIRARRAEREKPAAVDEEEDEPTLRQLMERDSNERVDTRLDDRGDRRLRIEPRL
- a CDS encoding S9 family peptidase — protein: MSEAPIARIQAGADPYRWLEERDAPEVLDYLKAENAWLDERLADEAPLRDALFEEIRGRIRETDLSLATPWGPYLYYQRTTAGDEYPRHYRCARPAEGFEVDEASEQLLLEPNALADGGFLSLGAFSVSPDHRLLAYSLDTSGDEIYRLYVKDLVEGSLTALPFDDCDGSMTWANDSRTLFFGELDDTHRPHRLYRHRLGEANAELVFEEADGRFFLGCHRASSERQLVLMLGSKTTSESWVLDADTPDGDFRCLAPREEGHEYYADHGQVDGQWCWLIRSNQTGINFALYQTPEATPERAHWRELIAHDPDCMLEGVGMNAGAFTLSLREGGLPIIQVHPRGAAPYRVQLPDAAYSLYVQDGMEFDSPVIRLRYEALNRPAQVRELRLADGEQRVLKQTPVEGPFDADAYVSQRLWATAADGTRVPISLVARRDVLGQPAPLYLYGYGAYGESLDPWFSHARLSLLERGFVFAIAHVRGGGELGEAWYRAGKLEHKTNSFDDFIACAEHLIGAGLTTREHLVISGGSAGGLLMGAVLNQRPDLFAAAIAEVPFVDVLNTMQNPDLPLTVTEYDEWGDPNEPEVFERIRSYAPYENVRAQAYPALLVVAGYNDSRVQYWEAAKWVARLRATRTDDNLLLLKTDLGAGHGGMSGRYQALRDVALEYAFLLKVLGLTGQ
- a CDS encoding low molecular weight protein tyrosine phosphatase family protein — protein: MQRLLFICGQNRLRSPTAEQLFASWPGIETDSAGLKAEAETPVTPEALAWADLILVMEGSHRRKLAARFPAALKGKRVVSLDIPDDYEYMDPALVELLEARVPPLLR
- a CDS encoding DUF1456 family protein gives rise to the protein MTNNDVLRSLRYLLDISDARVVEIIGLADQEVSRQEVASWLVRDDEEGYHSCSDKRLAGFLDGLVYAMRGKDESRPPLPLELPMSNNQVLKKLRVAFELREDDILDILHEADLPMTRSEIGALFRKKDHKNYRPCGDQILRNFLRGLTARRRPQPD
- a CDS encoding type 1 glutamine amidotransferase domain-containing protein encodes the protein MKILMVLTSHDRLGDTGKPTGFWLEEFAAPYFAFRDAGAEVVLASPRGGQPPLDPKSDEPDAQTEATHRFRGDLQAQQALANTLPLSGLVSADYDALFYPGGHGPLWDLADDPFSIRLIEDLHHAGKPVAAVCHAPGVLRNARAADGSPLVQGCAVTGFSNSEEEAVGLTHVVPFLVEDVLREQGGQYSKVADWQPHVVTDGKLITGQNPASSEPTAAALLQLLGG
- a CDS encoding TonB-dependent receptor — its product is MNTRSTRFALRRLVAGGALATFLLSGSALAQDHDFNLPAQSMASALTALAQQSQLQILFDESQLRDLRAPALAGRYSARAALQRLLAGSGLELVEAGDGFVVRRRMQEAGADNAIQLDAQTIVGNGTSVDSSSVGRSTLTRKEIERQQADNVPSLLQTLPGVTMGGSAKPGGQTVNIWGLGDAEDVPFTLDGASKSGFERYQQGTVFIEPELIKRIEVEKGPYSVFTGNGGFGGTVHMETKDAPDLLEDGRDVGAMLKYGYHSNDQQKIYSGAVYGRTEDGRADGLAYLTTRDGRDMKLAGHIQIEPGYEYPERYPHTDQKLDGALLKGNFRPNEEHGFGLTYMRSVTEQFGPFSAASFYLPSKYSVDLYGGLENAMRRNLADREVVDTTWAGKYTYQPLDNPWIDLELKASYSETEQTDERRAGANYSLTSGGKWIRTDYQDKVVELRNISRFSTAALEHELTTGLAWHHHNRDVLMYLPGSTYNVARYNYGWFQPYFMPRGEQTTRSAYVQDAITLGDVTITPSMRFDAVRNQGKENLASVYNNAALGHDYSAQEYSGWSPRLSVFWRVNDNLGLFADYARTWRAPVIDEQYELQNSTTIGGTSRGLDPERIRGVRGGSVLSFGDLIAANDALQVRTTLFHHKIDDEIFKLRSIACERQAIEGGTISAKCASLLPLPNYRNLESLTLKGFEVEAYYDSSRMYGSLSYSWVSGKHQGAYSNPWGPDVWVRDVPAPKWVAMVGVKIPEISTQVGWQGEFVRKTDRVPGDLYDVTGETVWDHFENDSYDVHRLFAEWAPQTGDLKGTKVNFTLDNVFNRFYRANLSGDAAYSQGRNAKISITRFF